From a single Rosa rugosa chromosome 7, drRosRugo1.1, whole genome shotgun sequence genomic region:
- the LOC133720977 gene encoding double-stranded RNA-binding protein 3-like, whose translation MSKNRLQEKAQKSHSNFPSYSSTRIGTDHAPKFKATVNFKGNTFVSPTFCSTLREAENAAAEVALNTVEKGGHKAAVLVRSKNRSAYMFKNRLQEKAQKSRLKFPSYSHTRKGQDHAPRFKATVNFDGKTFESPTFYPTLREAENAAAEVALNTVEKRGHNLALAAVLLFLSFSGSGKLVSQPLEIELPPGSDCICIDVGLDVGNGK comes from the exons ATGTCGAAGAACCGATTGCAAGAGAAGGCTCAGAAAAGCCATTCAAATTTTCCCTCGTATTCATCCACCCGGATAGGAACGGATCATGCCCCAAAATTCAAAGCAACCGTCAACTTCAAAGGAAACACTTTCGTAAGTCCTACCTTTTGCTCTACTCTTAGAGAGGCAGAGAATGCTGCAGCAGAAGTAGCATTGAACACAGTTGAAAAAGGAGGGCATAAGGCAGCAGTACTGGTGAGAAGCAAAAACCGTAGTGCATACATGTTTAAGAACCGATTGCAAGAGAAGGCTCAGAAAAGTCGTTTAAAATTTCCCTCGTATTCACACACCCGGAAAGGACAGGATCATGCCCCACGATTCAAAGCAACCGTCAACTTCGATGGAAAAACTTTTGAAAGTCCTACCTTTTACCCTACTCTTAGAGAGGCAGAGAATGCTGCAGCAGAAGTAGCATTGAACACAGTTGAAAAAAGAGGGCATAACCTAGCATTGGCCGCAGTACTG ctttttctttctttctcgggCTCTGGAAAATTGGTATCTCAGCCTCTGGAAATTGAGCTACCCCCAGGAAG TGATTGTATATGTATTGATGTGGGTTTGGATGTTGGTAATGGAAAGTAG
- the LOC133722003 gene encoding double-stranded RNA-binding protein 2-like: MYKNQLQELAQRSCFNLPSYSCIREGPDHAPRFKATVNFNGDTFESPTFCTTLRQAEHAAAEVALNTLARRGPSRALAARVLDETGVYKNLLQETAHRAGLNLPVYTTVRSGPGHVPVFSCTVELGGMNFIGDPARTKKQAQKNAAIAAWTSLKRLAQRDSSSPSMESQGIEEQEQVIISRILGHLRPSDPKNPRNDRRHGQHGYTPICNNSTLPTPSLYPMQFHHWAYSNYSPELAMYQLWQQEQLLQQQNRLLALPVLPAVPSIPQMYPFMQSMLHPDHHLYFPSREEESTSVGPKFTISTSGPSFCFSNHLVPNPIRGKSTVTIQEIQEEKSEESAEYSPSVVPVPFGLGNSTTELRVQEQVRDDKQKLVELGSRIENLQLEGNQTGQSEWGNPGTMDSSFKPVDFGLQNPPRMSPPRSLRPPSAADPVLIRTVRPSSSLGSRPSRPQNLPTRFPAPPRMRAGIPSYSATPTLQRMEFGRPRPSFMAPAVRIRSVVPVCSAPPARSMQSSSQETVIPNMEKKDTSQHDMSKSS, encoded by the exons ATGTATAAGAACCAATTGCAAGAGTTGGCTCAGAGAAGTTGTTTCAATTTGCCCTCTTATTCGTGCATCCGGGAAGGTCCAGATCATGCCCCTCGATTCAAAGCAACTGTCAACTTCAATGGAGATACTTTTGAAAGTCCTACATTTTGCACTACCCTTAGACAGGCAGAACATGCTGCAGCAGAGGTAGCATTGAACACACTTGCAAGAAGAGGACCTTCCAGAGCATTGGCTGCAAGAGTATTG GATGAAACTGGAGTTTACAAGAACTTGCTTCAGGAGACTGCTCACAGAGCTGGTTTGAACCTTCCTGTTTATACTACTGTTCGATCTGGACCAGGCCACGTTCCTGTTTTCTCATGTACTGTTGAGCTAGGAGGAATGAATTTTATTGGGGATCCAGCTAGGACAAAGAAACAAGCTCAGAAAAATGCTGCCATAGCTGCTTGGACATCCCTGAAAAGAC TGGCTCAACGTGATTCATCTTCTCCCTCAATGGAGTCCCAAGGCATTGAGGAACAGGAACAAGTCATTATTTCTCGTATTCTTGGACATTTGCGTCCATCTGATCCTAAGAACCCTCGAAATGATCGCAGACATGGACAACATGGATACACTCCCATCTGCAACAATTCTACCCTGCCAACGCCAAGCCTATATCCGATGCAATTCCATCACTGGGCTTATTCTAATTATTCCCCTGAACTAGCCATGTATCAATTGTGGCAGCAAGAGCAGTTACTACAGCAACAAAACCGATTGTTGGCGCTTCCTGTTTTACCAGCTGTTCCATCCATTCCTCAAATGTATCCATTTATGCAATCCATGCTTCACCCAGATCACCATCTTTACTTTCCATCAAGAGAGGAAGAGTCAACCTCTGTTGGACCGAAATTTACAATCTCTACTTCTGGCCCATCATTCTGCTTCTCAAACCATTTGGTTCCTAATCCAATCAGGGGCAAGTCCACAGTGACTATTCAAGAGATACAGGAAGAAAAATCAGAAGAATCAGCTGAGTACTCTCCATCTGTAGTGCCAGTTCCCTTTGGTCTTGGAAACAGTACAACTGAACTAAGAGTCCAGGAACAAGTGCGGGATGACAAACAAAAGCTTGTCGAGTTGGGAAGCAGAATTGAAAACCTTCAGCTGGAAGGGAACCAAACTGGGCAATCTGAATGGGGTAACCCAGGGACCATGGATTCTAGTTTCAAGCCAGTGGATTTTGGGTTACAAAATCCTCCAAGAATGAGTCCTCCTAGAAGTCTTAGACCACCATCTGCTGCAGATCCTGTACTGATCAGAACTGTAAGACCGTCTTCCTCATTAGGATCTAGACCGTCTAGACCACAGAATTTGCCAACCAGGTTTCCTGCTCCACCAAGAATGAGAGCTGGAATCCCTTCATATTCAGCCACACCCACGCTTCAAAGAATGGAATTTGGCAGACCAAGACCTAGCTTCATGGCACCAGCTGTTCGAATTAGGTCAGTTGTACCAGTTTGTTCAGCTCCACCAGCAAGAAGCATGCAAAGTTCCAGCCAGGAGACTGTGATACCCAACATGGAGAAGAAAGATACCAGTCAACACGACATGTCAAAATCAAGTTAA
- the LOC133721237 gene encoding probable nucleolar protein 5-2: protein MLLLFENPGGFMLFKVLKDDGKFTKAEAQDIAKEFATGESARKVVKLKAFSKFENMSEALEAATMLIESKTTKDLRKFLKKHCEGEILGVADSKLGNIIKEKLKIECVHDNAVMELMRGVRSQLTELITGLQVQDMAPMSLGLSHSLSRYKLKFSADKVDTMVIQAIGLLDDLDKELNTYAMRVREWYGWHFPELAKIVQDNIAYAKVVKLMGFRVDAAKLDFSEILSDEVETELKEAAVISMGTEISDLDLINIKELCEQVLSLAEYRAQLFDYLKTRMNTIAPNLTALVGELVGARLIAHGGSLVNLAKQPGSTIQILGAEKALFRALKTKHATPKYGLIYHASLVGQAAPKLKGKISRTLASKAVLSIRIDALREGDSQDNSVGVESRGKVEARIRSLEGKALSQSAGSAKGKPLIEAYDKDRKKGAGGLITAAKAYNPAADSVLGQTTPAGKTDETMEEAPGDKKEKKKRKKDDDEDMPETNDNVEPESEEPVKKEKKKKKKSSAEDVEVQNGEGEKKKRKRKHAEEEEESEAPSKKKEKKKKKKTED, encoded by the exons ATGCTTCTGTTGTTTGAAAACCCTGGAGGGTTTATGCTCTTCAAAGTTTTGAAAGATGATGGCAAGTTCACAAAAGCTGAG GCGCAGGACATAGCGAAGGAATTTGCAACTGGAGAGTCAGCAAGAAAG GTTGTAAAACTGAAAGCTTTCTCCAAGTTTGAGAATATGTCAGAAGCTTTGGAGGCAGcaacgatgttgatcgagagtAAAACCACAAAAGATCTGCGCAAGTTCTTGAAAAAGCACTGTGAGGGTGAAATTCTGGGTGTTGCAGATTCAAAGCTAGGAAATATCATTAAGGAGAAACTG AAAATCGAATGTGTTCATGACAATGCTGTTATGGAGTTGATGAGAGGTGTTAGAAGTCAGTTGACTGAACTTATAACGGGTTTACAAGTTCAAGATATGGCACCAATGAGCTTGGGTTTATCTCATAGTTTATCTCGATACAAGCTCAAGTTCAGTGCCGATAAG GTTGATACAATGGTTATTCAAGCCATTGGTTTGCTTGATGATCTTGATAAAGAGCTAAATACATATGCAATGAGAGTTCGAGAATGGTACGGTTGGCATTTCCCAGAACTTGCTAAGATCGTACAGGACAATATTGCTTATGCCAAGGTAGTAAAGCTGATGGGCTTTCGTGTTGATGCTGCCAAGCTTGATTTCTCAGAG ATATTATCAGACGAGGTTGAGACTGAATTGAAGGAAGCAGCTGTTATATCTATGGGAACTGAAATTAgtgaccttgatttgattaataTCAAAGAACTCTGTGAACAAGTCCTTTCTCTAGCCGAGTATAGAGCCCAGCTATTTGATTATCTAAAAACAAGGATGAACACCATTGCACCAAATTTGACTGCTTTGGTTGGGGAGCTTGTTGGTGCTCGCCTCATTGCTCATGGTGGTAGCTTGGTGAACCTTGCAAAGCAGCCTGGGAGCACAATTCAGATTCTTGGAGCTGAAAAGGCTCTCTTTAGGGCACTCAAGACTAAGCATGCAACTCCAAAATATGGGCTTATCTACCATGCATCCTTGGTTGGTCAGGCAGCACCAAAGCTTAAGGGTAAAATCTCTCGGACACTTGCTAGCAAAGCTGTGCTTTCAATAAGAATTGATGCTCTTAGGGAGGGAGATAGCCAAGATAACTCGGTGGGAGTGGAAAGTCGAGGCAAAGTGGAAGCACGGATAAGGAGTCTTGAAGGCAAAGCGTTGAGCCAGTCTGCTGGATCGGCTAAAGGAAAACCATTGATAGAAGCCTATGACAAGGATCGTAAGAAGGGGGCTGGAGGATTGATAACTGCTGCCAAG GCATATAATCCTGCAGCAGATTCGGTTCTTGGGCAAACGACTCCTGCTGGAAAGACTGATGAAACAATGGAAGAGGCTCCAGGAgataagaaagagaagaagaaaaggaagaaggatgatgacgaggacATGCCTGAGACAAATGACAATGTGGAACCAGAAAGTGAAGAGCCtgtgaagaaggaaaagaagaaaaagaagaaatcttCAGCTGAGGATGTTGAGGTACAGAATGGTgagggagagaagaagaaaaggaaaagaaaacacgccgaagaagaggaagaatcTGAAGCTCCAagcaagaagaaagagaagaagaaaaagaagaagactgaGGATTGA
- the LOC133722343 gene encoding probable serine/threonine-protein kinase At1g54610 — translation MGCVISRETSSGVESESKGVKKDLSVESNRKVDDVAVAKVDSEAEVGGEVAVGGGEAQKVENGHESQRPPKGERRRSKPNPRSSLPHKARGEQVAAGWPPWLTAVCGEALNGWIPRKADTFEKIDKIGSGTYSNVYKAKDMLTGKIVALKKVRFDNLEPESVKFMAREILILRRLDHTNVVKLEGLVTSRMSCSLYLVLEYMEHDLAGLAASPEIKFTEAQVKCYMHQLLSGLEHCHNRGVLHRDIKGSNLLIDNGGVLKIADFGLASFYDPKHKHPMTSRVVTLWYRPPELLLGATDYSVGVDLWSAGCILAELLAGKPIMPGRTEVEQLHKIYKLCGSPTDEYWKKAKLPNATLFKPREPYKRSIRETFKDFPPSALPLIESLLAIDPAERQTASAALSSELFMTEPYACEPSSLPKYPPTKEIDAKRRDDEARRIRAAGRAQADGAKKTRTRERGPRTMAAPEANAEIQSNIDRRRLITHNAKSKSEKFPPPHQDGAVGYPLGASHHIDPALVPPDVPFSTTSFGYPKEPIQTWSGPLVDSTGPRRKKHTDSREPSKSFIGTHKDKHHDARVRGKKSAA, via the exons ATGGGGTGTGTAATTAGCAGAGAAACGTCCTCGGGAGTAGAGTCTGAGTCTAAGGGTGTGAAGAAGGATTTGAGTGTGGAATCCAATAGGAAGGTAGATGATGTTGCGGTGGCCAAGGTAGATAGTGAGGCTGAAGTCGGGGGTGAGGTTGCTGTTGGTGGGGGTGAGGCTCAGAAGGTGGAGAATGGTCATGAAAGTCAGCGGCCTCCGAAGGGGGAGAGAAGGCGGTCCAAGCCAAACCCGAGGAGTAGTCTGCCACATAAAGCCCGTGGCGAGCAGGTAGCTGCTGGGTGGCCTCCTTGGCTCACGGCTGTGTGTGGGGAGGCGCTCAATGGGTGGATTCCACGAAAAGCAGACACCTTTGAGAAAATTGATAAG ATTGGGTCAGGAACATACAGTAATGTGTACAAAGCTAAAGATATGTTGACGGGGAAAATTGTTGCTCTAAAGAAAGTTAGATTTGACAATTTGGAACCTGAGAGTGTGAAGTTTATGGCTAGAGAAATCCTAATTTTGCGGAGATTAGATCATACTAATGTTGTGAAGTTGGAGGGTCTGGTCACTTCAAGGATGTCATGTAGTTTGTACCTGGTGCTTGAATATATGGAACATGACCTAGCTGGACTTGCTGCAAGCCCAGAAATTAAGTTTACAGAAGCGCAG GTCAAATGTTATATGCATCAACTATTATCTGGACTTGAGCACTGTCACAACCGTGGTGTGCTTCATCGTGACATAAAGGGATCCAATCTTCTGATTGACAACGGAGGAGTACTTAAGATTGCTGACTTTGGCTTGGCTTCTTTCTACGATCCAAAGCACAAGCATCCCATGACTAGTCGGGTGGTTACTCTATGGTATCGACCTCCTGAGCTTCTTCTAGGGGCTACTGATTATAGTGTGGGTGTGGACCTTTGGAGTGCCGGTTGCATTTTAGCAGAGTTACTAGCTGGGAAGCCTATCATGCCTGGTCGTACTGAG GTAGAACAACTCCACAAGATATACAAATTATGTGGCTCACCTACAGATGAGTACTGGAAAAAAGCAAAGTTACCAAATGCAACTTTATTTAAGCCCCGAGAGCCTTACAAAAGAAGCATAAGAGAGACTTTCAAAGATTTTCCCCCATCAGCACTGCCTCTAATCGAAAGTTTACTTGCGATTGATCCTGCAGAGCGTCAGACAGCCTCAGCTGCATTGAGTAGTGAG CTTTTCATGACAGAGCCTTATGCTTGTGAACCTTCTAGCCTCCCAAAGTATCCCCCGACCAAAGAAATTGATGCTAAACGTCGAGACGATGAAGCTCGTAG GATAAGAGCTGCTGGTAGAGCCCAGGCTGATGGTGCAAAGAAAACACGTACACGTGAACGTGGTCCTAGGACAATGGCAGCTCCAGAAGCCAATGCGGAGATTCAATCTAATATCGAT AGAAGGAGACTAATTACACATAATGCAAAGAGTAAAAGCGAAAAGTTTCCTCCACCGCACCAAGATGGGGCAGTTGGTTACCCATTGGGGGCTTCGCATCATATTGATCCTGCACTTGTTCCTCCTGATGTCCCATTCAGTACAACCTCATTTGGTTATCCTAAAGAACCAATACAAACATGGTCAGGTCCTTTGGTTGACTCCACTGGTCCAAGGAGGAAGAAACATACCGATTCACGAGAACCTTCAAAGTCCTTTATAGGAACTCATAAAGATAAACATCATGATGCGCGAGTTAGAGGAAAGAAAAGTGCAGCTTAA